The Anastrepha ludens isolate Willacy chromosome 2, idAnaLude1.1, whole genome shotgun sequence DNA window CGTCGATATCACCACTGGCTGTGGTGCATGATCCTCCTCCAAGCGGCACCTGCCAGAACTTTCAAGTGTACATTGTACGTAAGAATTGCAAGCTCACCTACAGTGGGaccagtttttcttttaactaacctcttattattattattattattattattattacaattattggtttatttttattagtatttttatactctattttactttattattctttattctattacaattttttacttaaaagtttTTCCATATACAGATTAGACAATGTGATTTATAAGGTTTTAATATGGTATACGCAAATTCTTCTGAATATGTTTAAATTATGCTCATTCATAATATTCTCTGGAAGGGTGTTAAATAGCGAGAATCTCTTATAAAAGAGCGAGTTTTGTGCCGCTGTGGTACTCTTGAAATTTGTTCTGAAATCATTGGGGTTTTTAAGGTGGTAATCTTGTGCACCCTTTATCCGTTAGATAAGATGCCACATTATTATTCTTGATTCTTAtcattaaagtattttatagCAGTTTTTGTGTTATATTCAACCATTTCAGCATTTCATGCCTTATTTTGACAGGTGTGTAGATGTTACATTTTAATACGCATCTCATTcctttattttgcaatttttgtaatatatttggtTGTGTTAAGCTACAACAAGCATACAGGTTGGATGAAGAGTATTCAAaagagtataaaaaatattaataataacattataaatatttatggcaGTTATTGTCGATCTTACTTCGTATCCTTTTAAGAAAGCCAATTTTGCTTCCAATTTTTTTGCTCATTAAATGCCATATTTTTGTCTATAATGACAACTAAATACTTCATACGGTCCAGCTTCTCAATAACagcttcatatataatatttttaattcaagttTACTGTTCATATTTCtttccataatttttgttttcgaatcgATTCATTTTAGTTGATTACCTTTGAACCAAGGATTTACTTGTTGAATATCTTACATTAGTTTGCTTTTGCATTCAGTTCCTGTTTTTGCCTTTGCAAATATTAGAGTGTCGCCTGCGTGCATTACTATTTTGCAATgctttaaaacattttcaatatcaTTCATGTAATAAACAGTAGAGCACCTGGGATGAACCTTTGTGGAACTCAAATTTCTACTTTTCGAAATCCATAGGCGCatccatttattttggttatttgAGTCCGATAGGAATTGAAccattttaattcattatttcTTATTGCATACATTTGCAGTTTCTCTGACAATATTTCCCTGTCATTATTTCGAAAGCTCCCTTGGCTCAAAAATATAGCCATAATTTTAATTTGCCTTTCAATACTTTTCCACTCGTTTATTAGGTAGTCTACTGCAGTTTCGcatgaatatttctttctgagaCCAGattgaaacaattattttttccacGTACTGTTCAAGGAATTCTTTGACAACTTTCTCAAGCAGTTTTTCTAAGGTTTCCAATCCATTGATTGACCTGAATTCCTCGCATTTGTTTGAATCTTTAATTGTTTCTATAGGCGTTATCATTGAATCTTTCGACGATTTTGGGAATTCTCCTTTATATAGTGAAGTATTAATGATCCCCAGTAATGTAAGACTTAGTATAACATATTGATCTAATATTATTTTAGGACTAAAATTatcaacataaaatttattgtttagcGATTTACACACTGAATATAATTCATTGGCTGATACTTcgcgaaatttaattttattcacacacattttttatcttctttgtTTCTATAAACAAATCATTCAAGGCTGACGTCTCGTATCACGGTCTCGTTATTTATGACTCGGAGCAGAATACCGCCTGGCGTGCCGAGAATAAATTCATGTACCCAAATCCCGATTATGGCACTCACACCATTGCTGGTGAAAACTTCACGCTGATGGATGGCATATTTGGTTTGGCCACCGATCAACGTCAACTCTACTTCCATCCATTGGCCAGCAATAGTGAATATGCAGTGCCATTGAATGTGTTGAACAATCGTACCAATTGGGCTAACAACTCGGGGGCAATGGAAGATGAATTCCGTTCATTGGGCCAGCGTAGTAGTGAATGTGCAGCCGAAACAATGGATAGTCAGAATAATCTCTATTGTGTTACATTCAATCCAATTCAGTTGACTATGTGGAATACTAATACGACTTTCAATGCAACAAATGTGTTGGAAGTGCCAGCAGATCCGAGTCTAATAGAATTTGTCAGCGACATGAAGGTGTTCAAAAACGATGCAGGCATAGAAGAATTGTGGATGATATCAATTCGTTTTcaggtacatacacacatatttcctATGAACACTGTTTTTCCTTAAAATGACAAGCAATAACAGCaatataattttactttttcagaaatttttcctAGGCACTTTGAATAGCAGTGAAGTTAACTACCGAATTTTGAGGCGGCCGCTTGATGACATACAAAATCTGAACTAGCGAGTTATTTTCTCATTAATTATTTGTAGCATGTTGCATATTCTTCAGAAAATGTAGCAAAATGTAGATGTTCTCCACAACTAGGAAAATCGACTGTTTGAAGGATTTTACTTTAAGGACTTTTAGAATTGAAGCCAACAGACAACATTATCGTTGTTGTGACAGACAAAAATTTCGCGAATTGGTTCTTTGATCATCATTCTGATTTTTCACGCATAATCATCTTTAACGCCGTTATCTAGAGAAAAGAAAACCCTCCAAAAATtagttattattaatttctgaAAATGTATTGTTTGGAGCTGATACTGTCAATGGACTTCGCTATAGAGAATTGATTGAAGATCTTTTGTGGTCTGAGCTTGAAGAAATAAGCATAAATGATCTTTATTTCTAACAGGATGGAGTCACAAGTCGCGCAACACTCAAAAACATTGCATTATTGTTCTAAGTTTCTCGTTCGATTGAATTCATGTAATGGTGACATAAAGTCTTTACCTAGATGACGCGATCTAACTCCACTAGGCTCCTTTTTGTGGGGTTTTTTAAAAGTAAAGCATATGAGCCAACAACGATTTCAGAGTTGGTTCACAAGACTCCGATTTATATTGCTGAAGTCAATGTGTTAAACATCTAGGCGCGTGTTTTGAAAAACTCTTTAACATACGAGTACAAGCTACaggtacacatatgtatgcacatatttatgcatACACATTAATTAACTTTCATACACACATCAGAAACGCACTGCGCGAATTTCAAATTAATGCACCTGTTTTTGCTTAAAGCCTTTGGTTACAGGATCTTTAACACACAGATATTAACATTGTGtagtaatatttactatataatTAACGtctctgttgacagttatgattacGAGGTGGTAAGAGACTGCATATATTTAGCATTAACAActataacaatgccagcctcgAAATCCAACAGAGAATATATCTTTCCAACAACTGCTATtatggactaagtaggcaattgagtagtaaagtcctctctcgacgaacaaaactaacactctataagactTTCATCATGCTCtacctaacgtatggcgcaaaagctttTTGGCCTCCGAGAAAATAGAGGAATTACTACTAAGAGGTGCATCCCACTAGAAATGAATATGCAAACCAGTTGCAATATGTTAACcgccaaaaaatgttttaaagtaCCTGGGCATAAGACTGGATCCCCAACTAACTTTCTGGGCCTGTGTTTTATACAGCAAAGAAAACGGCTAAGATAGCATCCCTACTCAGTGAACTGATGGCAAATATAAGGAGACCAATTCAAAGCAAACGGAAAATAATGATGACGGCCCCGCTTTTTTATACGGAGCTGAGCTATGCACTAAAGGCAAATCACCGTTATAAACTCCTAGCAAGGATTATGCATATGTAGTTTACTAGGTCTGCCCATccgctatggtgaaaaaaaacaaaattgtgcgaataacttcggctgccacgtcaccttGTATTCGGCAATAGAACTCTGtacgctcatttcacacgtatccAATCGTTGTTCAAACAGCAACTAATGAAATGAGAGATTCATTCGATCTAATCATTCATCTTGGCATTTTATGCTAACTGATCTACTTCAAGCCCTCtatttaacaattattttaagtttttaggcTTACagctatatttgaaaaaaacttccCCAACAAGCTGATACAACCAAAACTATCAATGACCGCAGAGTAATAGCCTAAGTAGCCTAAAATTTAACTGTTTTTTCAGGAAATTGCAAAGTTGACACAAGGGAGTTGGAAAAACACTTTCTAGGTACCGTTAAATGtgtgagtttttaattttttaaatatttttaccgaCAATATTTCTGTGTACGCTCTCTTCAAGTATGCATTAGAAAGTAACTACTTTTCTAAGTATTCGACAGCATTCGCTATCAAAGTGAAAAATgtcaacattttgttttttgttttgccaaactcaaaatttttcatggcacacaaaaccaaaaaatgaaaacaacgaACTATGCCTTGCACTATAGTACATATATGGTGATGCGATTTTCCTTCGTTAGCTTGTGGGTTCAGGTTCAGGgttcaaaatttagtttttttgttaatttattgctTATAAAAAGCCAGTATAGGCTTGAAACTTTCTCTCAAAATAAAATGCGCTTTCAATTTCACTTTCTTTCTGGTTACAAAAACCACAATATATGATGGTTTGTATAAATTGCAGTTTTTAATTGGTAAGCCAAAATATGTTTGACATGTCTTTGTCAcgatgattttttttacaacaaaaatataaagttaGAGTTGATTTTCTGCGAGCATATTTcacaataatttcatattttagcatactttgtaatattaaatatttcgttGTCACATTTagacctaataataataatttctgtaATCCAAACAATATTGTAACACTGTGTCGAAAATTGATTGAATTTCAAAGTGTACATTCACAGCAAATTTATATACGCGTAAGCTTGTTCTGCACGGGAAATGGAATATATGTTTCGaccgacagaaaaaaaatcaaaaatcgacacgttttttgagctacttcaaaCTTTCGCTTTATTATACTCAGTAGACTTTGATCTTGTGtactcgaaaattttctaataatttagtttaaaaggtttgaaatttgaCGAAaatgtattgcattttttttgtttttacatttttacatagtTTGAAGCTTGAATTTATGTGATTTTTATAGAagaattaactatattttcattgaaaaattattaaaattaaataagaaacaaaacttCTTACCAACTTCCTGTTCTTGAGTCATTAAGGCTTATAAaggttttaaaagtatttatggAGCATAGATTTTGAATTTAATGACAACAACCCCTTAcaataagattttttaaaagcaaTCTTCGGCTTGCCCTGATTATCAAGTAAATGGATAGAACTAATatctaatcttatctggtaGCGATGTAATTTCAAATAcctaaagtaatataaaaaattcaattttaataagtcatcaatttatttactcaAAACCACTTAAAAACGTTGCCATTGCCATTGTAAAGACTGTTTCTTGATAAATTCGTACAAATACTAACTGACCTATGATAAACTTAGCAATAACCCTGCCGGGAAAAATACTAGTTGTGAACTACAAGTGggcgcaaaaataatcactttacggaagatttataatttttgtaaatggcgtcgtGCGTCAATTAAATTTGTTACTTGTGAACTAGGCAAATGCAGTTAACAAAAAGACAAACAATGGAACGCGTAAAGGGcaaagtaaagatttccatcactcaaaatatttttttttttctttagtaaaCAAGTTATTCCAAATCGAAATTGGACGATTCACTTTGCACTACCTTGCACCAGTTCACCCTCCAGCTCAACCAGTTCGTGTGCTGTCTGTTTTCCATGTTAGCAAGTGATTTTTTCCAATGATGATGTCCTACGAAATGTCAATCGTCTGGTCAAATACCAGCAAAATACTAGTTAAAAGACCACTTCATACAAGCCAAAAAAATTCTAGTCCAATAAGCTAAAATAAGCAGTTTAAGATCAGttaaaatatacaacaaaaaaaaaacacttctaTTTCCTTCAATTTCAATGTTTTAacagtttttcatattttattgtatattaaaggGAATaggtttttgcttaaaattaaattaaaacagaaataagTTAAACATTCAAAATTGGTTCAAACTCAAACTATGTATaagaaaatgctaaaaatattgaaacaaattatgaaaaactaATAAAGAGATGAAATTTAAGGTATTCACTTTAGGAGCAAATCAAATTAATGCTAATTACATTTCGGTTCCATATCTTATGTGTCCGGTTGCTACGAGTAAGTTTCTGTGAAttagtagaaaataaaattgcttcgagtgctTGTGAAAAAACTTAAGCTGTGGAAAAATAGTGAATATTACAATGTTATGTGAGTgtatagaaataatttatatgtaaatggtgTGACTTggtgacttgccaaaccttgaTAAGCAATGCCGGAGgcttaaacgaaaaaaacttCATGATCTTGTTCCAGATATAAATGTCTGTCAACTGTCTTGCTGGCATTTTCTGTAAATACCGTCGCATTTTAAATAATAGAACAATATTACTTGATAGGCTTaattgaaaacaacaaaaaaaaatggtatgaaataattaatttttgacgGTTTAAAGCTTAAACTGAGCtagtgtaaaaatataaattcgttCATCCAATCGTACTCACTTGTAAAGCGAGCGAGGCTGTATACAAAGAGAAGGCTGTATACTACAATATTTCTATACTAAATTGGCTTTTTCCTGCAGGGGAGTAggtttgcacatacatatacattataTAACACCATTTGCAGTTCAATATGACTTTTTGATGAACCTTGATCTTGTTCTTACAGAATCCATATCAGTATTATTGAATGAGAAGCATTCTTCTTTAGAacgattgatttttatttaagtgcAAAAgtaattcttttgtttaattgcGCAAAAAAATTAGTGATAGTGTTTTAGTTTTACTATAAATAAGATTCACATCTGCGGAcctttattataaatatgtgaaattGCATTATACTACTTCATTAAGTTTAAAGGCTCACACGCGTTCGTGCAATAATTTTGAGTTgcgcagaaaacaaaaaaccagatttgaataattttcaaataattttccttAAGTTATTGTTGTGTTATGTGCTTTTTAACAAATGTAAATATTGGAAATAGGCGCCCGCAGTGAAAGTGATTACAACAAGGCAAAATactaaatacaacaacaacaaattcatAGCAACAACTCGAAGTCGACCATACTTGTGGTGAGTTTTCATTAAATACTCATATAGGTATTTACGGTTAAGGGCTTAGCAGTTTGATTGAAATGTTGAATTGGCCTTCACCGTTGTCTGATGTCAACCCTATAGAAAATGTTTGGAcaatagttaagcaaaaactcacaGGAAAACAAAAACGGACCGTGAAAGAGTTAACAAGCTAAATTCGGCTGATTTAGAGCCGGCTACCTCCATAACTTGCGTAGAAATTAGAACAAAGTAAGACTCGAAGATGCGAAGCCATTATTGCTTATGGTGGTTActaaacattttattgaatatattgcgtATAGTAACATAAATAATACAACCCCTTAGGATGCAGTTTGTTAGCatcgaattggtcaaatagtttATAAGTTATGGCGGTCACGTTTCTGTTAGACAAACtggaattaatatataatatttcaatgaTACTAGCGGCTTATCAACTCTTTATCCAAGGTAGGTGTTTAAGGTTGTTATTGAAAAAGGCAGAAATCATTCACGCCAACCTCAACGATAATTCTCAAAATATAAAGCCAGTGATATTTGTTTGCTACAAATGATGCACCCAAAAACCGAAGCAAGacgcaattaaaattttgaatagttggCACCCACTTTTTTGTAAGTGCGTATACCTCGATAGCGACTTAATAAAATTCGCCCTAACTCGTATTGTTCCACACCTCACTTAGATTCgttatcaaatatttttgaaatcgcATAAAAACCACGCTTACGTTTTATACGTTAAGGCTATATCTCCGTCGCCCATCTGAACTTACAAGCTATAACACTCGTTTGCTATGAGTTTGTTTAATTCCAAAAACTAACTgccagcccaaattaaattATACTACAATAAAATGTGCGCAAGTATATACATTTCGGACCGGACTGAACTTAATACTTCCCCacctgttgttttttatattttttttgtaaaaatataactcATGTTGCAAAGAAAATCATACTATCCGAAacaagtgaaatgaaataaaaatttctcattttttggctatactttttaggaaaattctgagtatgcagtttaaTAAAGCATTATtatgctaaataaatttttaaaattgctcGAAATCTGcactaatttttgataatttcattGTTTATTGTGTAATGTGTTTTCTTCGATTCAAAGAATGTtcgtaatttttgtatatatttagaaGAAAATGCGCAATATCTTGAGTTATATGAGTTTTGTTGtagtaagaaataaattttcatacatattgtTGATATATCGCGCTGCTTTTATTTTCACCAcaattgtatatgtatgaataaaaaaatattatttattattatttatttatttttttttcatttccatttgatctaatatttattcatttattaccGTTACAATTCAACTTATGAATTAACTAAACACGACCCACGCTTGTCAATTCGGTTTTGCCTAAAATGTTCGGACCTTCTTAtgataaaacattaaaacacaACACTTCGCAACCAACAGGATCTAGTCACTATAGAATAACATACAGCGTCTAGAATAATTTTCAGGCAGCAAAATAGGAATAGTTAACTTCGAAAATAACACCTAGTAGACATTTAAATTTGAAGCCTTACTTTCATAGGAAAACTGTGGAGGAAAATAGCAATGCAGGGAGGAGGCAATTATAAtgggaaaaatttaacaaaaagcacaattttctgtattttcttGCTTATCACAAATATCTTAAATTCTCATTTTTCAGCTACTCGCGTCATGTGGATCGGAACACCACTTATTCTGTTATTGGCTTTAACGCCACAGGCCATAATCAGTGTAAAGCAACGCGATCTTGAAACTGTATTTCAGTGGAAACAGCTCGTCTATGGTTTTCCTACTGAACAAGATCGTCAAGAGGCGTTGAATAATGGCAATCTCGTGCCCAATAATGGTGTACCCGTCGGTTTGGCACTACATCATCATGGtaagtaattttgaaaaattatcaaacaaacaaacactggACCTATACGCTCCGCTTACAGCACAAAAGGGTACACGCGTATTCACCACGATCCCCAGATTCCAAACAGGCATTCCATACACACTGGCGACTGTGAGTGATACTAATGAACCGAATGGCCCTGTGTTGAATCCATATCCAAATTATGAATGGCAGAATGCTCATGGACGTGATTGTAATAAAATCACTTCCATATTTTGTTTGGCGGCAAGTTGAAGTAATGAACAGAGATCTCTTAAATAGTTATTAATCTTTCCTTTTCTATACTCCCAGTTGACAGAGTGTGATCAGATGGTGGTTATTGATGCCGGCGTTATTGGCACCACTCAACATTGTCCGCCACAACTACTGATATTCGATTTAAATACAGATACTTTAGTTCATCGCTATCGTTTCGAAACAAACGTGTACACGCCAACCGCTTCACTACTCATCACACCAGTGGTTGTTGTGCACGATCCTCCTCCAAAAGGCCGCTGCCAACGCCTACATGTGTACATTGTACGTAAGAATTGCAAGCACTCGTACAGTGGTACCAGTTTTTCTCTTTACTAACTTTTATTCACATACATTCCTATATTCCTctgtttgtataaataaatcatttaagGCTGATGTTTCGTATCACGGTCTCGTTATTTATGACTCGGAGCAGAATACCGCTTGGCGTGCCGAGAATAAATTCATGTACCCAGATCCCGATTATGGCACTCACACCATTGCTGGTGAAAACTTCACGCTGATGGATGGCATATTTGGTTTGGCCACCGATCAACGTCAACTCTACTTCCATCCATTGGCCAGCAATAGTGAATATGCAGTGCCATTGAATGTGTTGAACAATCGTACCAATTGGGCTAACAACTCGGGGGCAATGGAAGATGAATTCCGTTCATTGGGCCAGCGTAGTAGTGAATGTGCAGCCGAAACGATGGATAGTCAGAATAATCTCTATTGTGTTACATTCAATCCAATTAAGTTGACCATATGGCATCCTACTAGGCCATTTAATGTAAAACAGGAGTTGCAAGTGCCAGCAGATCCGCGTCTAATAGAATTTGTCAGCGACATGAAGCTGTTTAAAAACGGTTCAGGCAAGGAAGAATTATGGATGATATCAATTCGTTTTCAGGTGCATACTCAAATAATTCCTTTGAGCACTGCTTTTTCTTAAAACGAGAACCAATGACAGCAATGTTCTTTTATTTCCTTATAATTGCATAGAAAATGACAACGGGCACTTTGAGTGACAATGAAGTTAACTTTCGAATTGTAAGGCGGCCGCTTGATGACATGCAGCATGTGCCTCATCAGGACCTGAGGCAGCGACttattttaacataaaattatttataatatattacactccatattcattaaaaagaattttatatatataatttgcccGAAACctcatttgaattaaaaatactatTTACTAAAATGTTTGTCATTcgattgattatttttaattactttaataaacttttaatgTCAATTCCCATAAATTCAATTAATACAAAAAGGTGATCAGTAAACTTAAAATACtaaacaatacaaatatttattttaatagatAATTTAGCCTAGATAAAATTTGCATGGATGAAATTAGGTTTTTAAGGTTTCAGCAAGAATGCCAGCACAGATCTCTTAATAGCCAATTTTAAGTAgcacgtttctttttttttatttcttttattttacaacaatttatttgctgtttggcaaagagtaagtattcattcgataaaaCTCTTTCTGCTCAGCAAAGCTAtgcaacataaaaaatcaacatttttgacaCCGGCTCTTCTATGCTTTTCATGGAGATCAAAAAGCTGGTGAAGAAGCCCGGAACACTTGCGCCGTTTATGGGGAAGGgatcataggcgagtctacagcacggaaacggtttgcaaagttcaaaaatggcgaatttGATATCGATGGCACGTCccacagcggaaggccttcgATGAAGAACTTCTCAGATCACTTTTGAAGGTGAACGGTCGGCAAACCAGTTGTGAattgggggaaaaaataaaatgagatcataaaacgattctcgaTCACCTTTATTCAATGTGAttcaccgaaaaattgggagcctgggtgccccACACTCAactcaacaaaaaacacaaacaaagtccccttcaaattgcttctcaggaTCTCGCCCGCCACCGAGggacacgcggtcataaacagcgctttttgtaccgaattgtCATGATAAATGGTGTCTAAACAtccatataaagcaaagaaaggagtggtaAAGCAAAGAAGATGGTATGTGTgtggaaaatgctcgaaaagaatgtgaCGGTCAACATTGTCCAGCCAAACTACgtaaatgaggctattcgactgaaaagacctgatcaacATGGTCAAACCTTACTCATTCCCGACTACGCCAGGCACCATATTGCACTAGTCGTCAACGCCGCACTGCTTCACCTATCTGATGATTTTCTGCTCACACACACTTTTTTCAATCAACTCTGGAACCCATCAGAGCCATTTAAGATGAAGCGTTTCTCGTCACTGAACACAACCTTGGACCATTTTTCACGTCACTGAATAAGCGATTCTGCAGCTATTTGGCTTTATGGACATGAAAcagttacagttttttttacttttggtgTAGATTATTcgtttttatgcattttaaagGCAAATTGACACTGCGCACTATTTATTGTTTATGAACTGAATTAATAACTAAGATGCTGGTTCCCAcatatttttcctttaatttttctaagcaacattagttttatttatttatctgcaCATCTCTAACACATAGCTAACATTTCTCTTGCAGCACTGTACGCTTCAATTTTCCCCTTTTCTTCAGAACTCAACAGCTGTTCCCCCGGAATTTCAAAATcgacaaagttaaaaaaaataataatttttgtcacCTTAAAAAGATTCACTGTATTTAGTACTaataattatacatatttatccattataactaatattttttcatactgATGGGTAAAAATAGCTGAGTGTAAAAGAACGGTCACATCTTTACTTATATCATTCATGAGATCAATCAAATTTCTTCTTGATCATGCAAGGCATGCACATCAACTTATTCTCAGTATTATTCGTTGCAGCTTaactacaaacaattttttagaatatatatattttttaattacttatgcCTCGAACAAGTACAGGACCACAGCCGATTCAAGTATATACATTTTGATCTATTTCTAACCATATCCAGGAaaagtttgt harbors:
- the LOC128854912 gene encoding protein yellow-like, whose translation is MWIGTPLILLLALTPQAIISVKQRDLETVFQWKQLVYGFPTEQDRQEALNNGNLVPNNGVPVGLALHHHAQKGTRVFTTIPRFQTGIPYTLATVSDTNEPNGPVLNPYPNYEWQNAHGRDCNKITSIFCLALTECDQMVVIDAGVIGTTQHCPPQLLIFDLNTDTLVHRYRFETNVYTPTASLLITPVVVVHDPPPKGRCQRLHVYIADVSYHGLVIYDSEQNTAWRAENKFMYPDPDYGTHTIAGENFTLMDGIFGLATDQRQLYFHPLASNSEYAVPLNVLNNRTNWANNSGAMEDEFRSLGQRSSECAAETMDSQNNLYCVTFNPIKLTIWHPTRPFNVKQELQVPADPRLIEFVSDMKLFKNGSGKEELWMISIRFQKMTTGTLSDNEVNFRIVRRPLDDMQHVPHQDLRQRLILT